One window from the genome of Dongia rigui encodes:
- a CDS encoding aminotransferase-like domain-containing protein: MRQKTCPWLPDMRDDDGPLYLAIADRLAADLQAGRVSPGQQLPTQRALAEALGIDFTTVSRGYAEARRRGLIDATVGRGTFVRAPLRRDAAQSPIDMSMNLPPLSAATDIAGLVRDGMEAITGRADFGTLMTYRDSAGTAADRAAGGRWLQDRVGAVPLERLLIAGGTQLALTAILTTYAKSGDRILTEALTYPGFRAAAEHLGLRMEGIAMDDEGLLPDALDAACQSGRVKLLYCAPTLHNPTTATMSETRRQQIADVARRNGLTIIEDDSYGLLARNAPPALARLAPDITIYLGGLSKVLTPALRVTYMVVPDAWMAERLAGALRAVSQMTPPLMLALASHWILEGIATRLLSSLRDESVARQRLATGRLPRTSLKTAPEAYHLWLHLPEAWPRAAFVRHLQRQNIAVVASDAFAVTEQPPEAVRLCLGAATDRESLDLALTTVATTLTEPAGRPVPAVV, from the coding sequence ATGCGACAGAAGACATGCCCCTGGCTGCCCGACATGCGCGACGATGATGGCCCGCTTTACCTCGCGATCGCCGACCGGCTTGCGGCTGACTTGCAGGCGGGTCGCGTGAGCCCTGGCCAGCAATTGCCGACCCAGCGCGCCCTCGCCGAGGCTCTCGGGATCGACTTCACCACGGTCAGCCGCGGTTATGCCGAGGCACGACGGCGCGGTCTCATCGACGCGACCGTCGGGCGGGGAACTTTTGTGCGGGCACCCTTGCGGCGCGACGCGGCGCAATCGCCGATCGATATGAGCATGAACCTGCCGCCGCTCTCGGCCGCCACCGATATCGCCGGCCTGGTGCGCGACGGCATGGAGGCGATCACCGGCCGCGCGGATTTCGGCACCTTGATGACCTATCGTGACAGTGCTGGGACGGCGGCCGACCGCGCGGCGGGCGGTCGTTGGCTGCAGGATCGCGTCGGCGCGGTTCCGCTGGAACGCCTGCTCATCGCCGGCGGCACGCAATTGGCGCTCACCGCGATCCTCACCACCTATGCAAAGTCCGGCGACCGCATCCTCACCGAAGCCCTCACCTATCCCGGCTTCCGTGCCGCCGCCGAGCATCTCGGCCTGCGCATGGAAGGCATTGCCATGGACGACGAGGGGCTGCTGCCGGACGCCTTGGACGCTGCCTGCCAATCGGGCCGCGTCAAATTGCTCTATTGCGCGCCGACCCTCCACAACCCGACCACGGCGACGATGTCGGAAACACGGCGACAGCAGATCGCCGATGTGGCGCGGCGCAATGGCCTCACCATCATCGAGGATGATTCCTACGGCCTCCTCGCCCGCAACGCGCCGCCGGCTTTGGCGCGCCTTGCACCGGATATCACGATCTATCTTGGCGGGCTGTCAAAAGTGCTGACACCGGCGCTCCGCGTCACCTACATGGTCGTGCCGGATGCCTGGATGGCCGAGCGCCTCGCCGGTGCGTTGCGCGCGGTGAGCCAGATGACCCCGCCCCTCATGCTGGCGCTTGCCAGCCATTGGATTCTCGAAGGGATTGCCACGCGCCTGCTATCGTCGCTGCGCGACGAGTCGGTGGCACGCCAGCGTCTCGCCACCGGCCGCCTGCCGCGCACATCGCTCAAGACCGCACCGGAGGCCTATCATCTCTGGCTGCATCTGCCGGAAGCCTGGCCGCGCGCGGCCTTCGTGCGGCATCTGCAACGGCAGAACATCGCCGTGGTGGCAAGCGACGCCTTCGCCGTCACTGAACAGCCGCCCGAGGCCGTGCGCCTCTGCCTCGGCGCCGCTACCGACCGGGAGAGTCTCGACCTCGCTCTTACCACGGTCGCTACCACCCTCACCGAACCCGCCGGCAGACCCGTGCCGGCAGTCGTCTAA